The Candidatus Eisenbacteria bacterium region CTCGTTGCCAGAGATGTGCGCCGAGACGCAGTCCCCAGGCGCCGGCGAGACCGGCGATGATCCATTTGCGCGGTCCTTCGCCCAGGACGATCGCAAACACAACGCCGATCACGGCGGTGGCGAATGACCACGCCACATCGACGATTGCTGCGTTACCGCTGCGGCGCTGCCAGAGCCACAGGAGCAGCATGGCGATCGCAGCGGCGACCCATGCGCCGAGAGCGAGGACGAGAGTCACGCGCGCGCTCCGCTCAGGGCAGATGCCAGGTCGCGGTTCGCGGACTCCGATGCGATCGGTGCCCCTCGCCACGCCGGTTTCGCGAGCACCAGCTGGAGATCGTCCACGTAGCCCTCCTCGAATCCCGCCTCGCAGTAGCACAGGTAGTAGGTCCACAGCCGCACGAAACGGTCGTCGAATCCCAGCGCCTTGATCTCGGGAAGCCGGGCCGTGAACGACGCCCTCCAGCGGCGCAGCGTTTCGCCGTAGTGGCGCCCGATGCTCTCGAGGTGATCGATCCGAAGGTCGGTGCGCGCCACCGCGCTCGTGATCGCTCCGAGCGACGGAAGACTGCTGCCGGGAAACACGTAACACTGAATGTAGTCGGCGGAAGTCAGATAGTCGTCGTAGTCGCGATCCGGCATGGTGATCGCCTGGAGCAGCATGGCGCCATCCGAGCGCAACCGATCCGCGCAGGCCCGGAAATAGGCCGGGAGATTCTCGTGGCCGACGGCCTCGATCATTTCGATGGACACGAGCCGATCGAAGCTGCCCTCGAGGTCCCGATAGTCCGTCGTGAGCACCTCGATGCGATCCGTCAGCCCCTCCGCACGGATCCGCTCGAGCGCGAGCTGGTGCTGCGCGTCCGAGATCGTGGTGGTGGTGACGTGACATCCGTAGTGCTTCGCCGCATGAATCGCGAAACTCCCCCAGCCCGTCCCGATCTCGAGCACCCGCTGCCCCGGCGCGAGCCCGAGCTTGCGGCACACGAGGTCGAGCTTTCGGACCGATGCCTCGCGCAGAGAACTCGCGCGCTCGGGGAAGACCGCACACGAGTAAGTCATCGTGTCGTCGAGGAACAGAGCGTAGAACGCGTTTCCGAGATCATAGTGGGCATGGATGTTCTTGCGACTCCCGCGACGCGAGTTCGCACTCAGGGCGTGGCCCAGACGCGCGAGCGGTCGGGCGAACGCGGCGCTGGCCCATCGGCCGCCGCCGTGGCGACTCAGATTGCGAGCGAAAACGCTCAGCAGATTCGTGAGGTCGTCGGTCGTCCACTCGCCGCGCAGGAAAGACTCCGCGAAACCCAGTGATCCGGAGAGTGCCACCCGCGCATAGAACCCGGGATCGAGAACGCGGAGCGAGGCACACGGAAGATCGGATGCCTCACCGAACCGGCGGACACCGCCTGAGTCCTCGACTGCCAGCTGTCCGTCGCGGATCCCTGCCAGCCTCTGATGCACGAGGGCGCGCGCCAGGCGCGCGATCATGCCGGACGATCGAGGGCGGCGCAAGACCGCTGGCAGCGACTGGATCGTGCTCATGGGCGGACCCCGCTGCGAAGCCCGCCCGGATGGGGATAGTAGGGCGAGCGCTTGAGCCAGAGCCTCAGCGCTTGCCAGTAAATCGCGACGATCACCTTGCCAGTCATGAACGGGTGCCGCAGCAGAGCGGTGGCGAGACTTCCGGTCGAGATCGGCCGGCGCTCGAAGCTCATCGAGGCGTCGAAGAACCCACGTCCCTTCGAGCGGCTCTCCATATGAACGGTGAGCGCGTGCCCCGGGGCGGAGAAGCGCCAGGCGTACTCGATCTCCATCGGCATGAACGGCGAGACGTGGAACTCTTTCGCGAACTCGAATACGCGTGGACCGAGTTCCGCCGATTCCGCACGGCAGTCGAGGACGTGGCAGTGGCGCTCGCCCCACGGCGTGTTGTGAATCTCGGCAACGATTGCCTGCAGGCGATCTCCGAGTTCGTCGAAGCAGTAGTAGAAGCTTACCGGGTTCATGCAGTAGCCCCAGTAGCGGAGGTTCGTCAGCAGGCGCACGGGGCCCGCGGGGCGGAACCCGGCGCGCTCGTACACCAACTCGCGAACGCAGTCGTCGAGCGGTCGCGTCGGATCGCCGACGTGATCGGCCCGGCGGAACCACGCGGGCGCGAAGCGGCGCGCGGACCACAACCACCGGCCTCGAAAGACCTCATCCAGTTCGCCGAGATCGAGGTAGACGAGAAACGCGCGGTAGTGGAACGCGTTCACGACCGGCGTTTGCCGGCGGTGCGCGATCGTGCCGAAGTAGAGGGCACTGTTCACGAGGCCCTCGCCACGAGGGCCCGATGGGCGATCGCGTCGACCACTTCCGCAGCACTCCGGA contains the following coding sequences:
- a CDS encoding class I SAM-dependent methyltransferase — its product is MSTIQSLPAVLRRPRSSGMIARLARALVHQRLAGIRDGQLAVEDSGGVRRFGEASDLPCASLRVLDPGFYARVALSGSLGFAESFLRGEWTTDDLTNLLSVFARNLSRHGGGRWASAAFARPLARLGHALSANSRRGSRKNIHAHYDLGNAFYALFLDDTMTYSCAVFPERASSLREASVRKLDLVCRKLGLAPGQRVLEIGTGWGSFAIHAAKHYGCHVTTTTISDAQHQLALERIRAEGLTDRIEVLTTDYRDLEGSFDRLVSIEMIEAVGHENLPAYFRACADRLRSDGAMLLQAITMPDRDYDDYLTSADYIQCYVFPGSSLPSLGAITSAVARTDLRIDHLESIGRHYGETLRRWRASFTARLPEIKALGFDDRFVRLWTYYLCYCEAGFEEGYVDDLQLVLAKPAWRGAPIASESANRDLASALSGARA
- a CDS encoding DUF1365 domain-containing protein; the protein is MNSALYFGTIAHRRQTPVVNAFHYRAFLVYLDLGELDEVFRGRWLWSARRFAPAWFRRADHVGDPTRPLDDCVRELVYERAGFRPAGPVRLLTNLRYWGYCMNPVSFYYCFDELGDRLQAIVAEIHNTPWGERHCHVLDCRAESAELGPRVFEFAKEFHVSPFMPMEIEYAWRFSAPGHALTVHMESRSKGRGFFDASMSFERRPISTGSLATALLRHPFMTGKVIVAIYWQALRLWLKRSPYYPHPGGLRSGVRP